The following proteins are co-located in the Nerophis lumbriciformis linkage group LG22, RoL_Nlum_v2.1, whole genome shotgun sequence genome:
- the LOC133615495 gene encoding metalloproteinase inhibitor 2-like has product MMSWMKCCVFPLVLLCMWQLQEGAHACRCLPVHPQTAFCESDVVIKAKVVAITTAGEFDDIKYGIKLQKILRGPIKNYDTIYTAASSAACGVTLTIGVEYFITGPLMANGAPYASSCYYVVPWKSSHNILVERYRMGCDCKINRCFALPCEISGPNECLWTDWLTENSVDDVKNKQCACVKRSDGSCAWYKEVASPGRG; this is encoded by the exons ATGATGAGTTGGATGAAGTGTTGTGTGTTCCCCCTGGTGCTGCTGTGCATGTGGCAGCTGCAAGAAGGAGCACACGCCTGCAGATGTTTACCTGTGCATCCACAGACGGCGTTTTGCGAGTCAGATGTCG TCATCAAGGCAAAGGTGGTTGCCATTACGACTGCTGGTGAATTTGATGACATCAAGTATGGCATCAAGCTGCAAAag ATCTTGAGGGGTCCTATAAAGAACTATGATACCATCTACACTGCTGCATCCTCTGCAGCATGTGGTGTAACGCTCACCATAGGTGTAGAATATTTCATCACag GCCCACTAATGGCTAACGGGGCACCGTATGCGTCATCCTGTTACTATGTTGTACCCTGGAAAAGCAGCCACAATATTCTGGTAGAGCGGTATAGGATGGGCTGTGATTGCAAG ATCAATCGCTGCTTCGCTCTCCCGTGCGAAAtcagcggcccaaatgagtgcTTGTGGACGGACTGGCTGACGGAGAATTCTGTCGACGACGTGAAGAACAAGCAATGTGCTTGCGTCAAGAGAAGTGATGGTTCTTGTGCCTGGTACAAGGAGGTCGCCTCACCTGGAAGGGGTTAA